One stretch of Verrucomicrobiia bacterium DNA includes these proteins:
- a CDS encoding PAS domain-containing protein, producing the protein MWTAVALALAAALVASHAWWGWRWHRARLRFDRDAARARELERHLRDELERDRAGQTAAFNCMVEGLLVLGPDARVQWINRPLQQIFALPDDMRGRTLIEALRRHELEELAQRARLEGQALGYELELHGPHPRILQVNATTSGNGDPRHRLVILVFHDVTRLKELESTRREFVANVSHELRTPLALIKGYVETLIDGARHDPEVALRFLQTIEKHTNRLTFLIEDLLTISQLEAGQVVMNRQAGELHPLVARVFEDFTARAADRQVQLVNAVPEDLSLRVDFDRLQQVLFNLIDNAIKYGRAGGRVTVGAQTNPRAARAELWVADDGPGIPREALDRVFERFYRVDAARSREQGGTGLGLSIVKHIVQAHGGEVRAESESGKGATFRLTLPWDPPPPNPPIP; encoded by the coding sequence ATGTGGACCGCGGTCGCCCTCGCCCTGGCCGCCGCCCTCGTCGCCAGCCATGCCTGGTGGGGGTGGCGATGGCACCGCGCCCGGCTCCGCTTCGATCGCGACGCCGCCCGCGCCCGCGAACTTGAACGCCATCTCCGCGACGAACTCGAACGCGACCGCGCCGGCCAGACCGCCGCCTTCAATTGCATGGTCGAAGGCCTCCTCGTCCTCGGCCCCGATGCCCGCGTCCAGTGGATCAACCGCCCCCTCCAACAGATCTTCGCCCTCCCCGACGACATGCGCGGACGCACCCTCATCGAGGCCCTCCGCCGCCATGAACTCGAGGAACTCGCCCAGCGCGCCCGCCTCGAAGGCCAGGCCCTCGGCTACGAACTCGAACTCCACGGCCCCCATCCCCGCATCCTCCAGGTCAACGCCACCACCTCCGGCAACGGCGACCCGCGTCATCGCCTCGTCATCCTCGTCTTCCACGACGTCACCCGCCTCAAGGAACTCGAAAGCACCCGCCGCGAATTCGTCGCCAACGTCTCCCACGAACTCCGCACCCCCCTCGCCCTCATCAAGGGCTACGTCGAAACCCTCATCGACGGCGCCCGACACGATCCCGAAGTCGCCCTCCGCTTCCTCCAGACCATCGAGAAACACACCAACCGTCTCACCTTCCTCATCGAGGATCTCCTCACCATCTCCCAGCTCGAAGCCGGCCAGGTCGTCATGAACCGCCAGGCCGGCGAACTCCATCCCCTCGTCGCCCGCGTCTTCGAAGACTTCACCGCCCGGGCCGCCGACCGCCAGGTCCAGCTCGTCAATGCCGTCCCGGAGGACCTCTCGCTGCGCGTGGACTTCGACCGCCTTCAGCAGGTCCTCTTCAACCTCATCGACAACGCCATCAAATACGGTCGCGCCGGCGGACGCGTCACGGTCGGCGCCCAAACCAATCCCCGCGCCGCCCGCGCCGAACTGTGGGTGGCCGACGACGGACCCGGCATCCCCCGCGAAGCCCTCGACCGCGTCTTCGAACGCTTCTACCGCGTCGATGCCGCGCGTTCCCGCGAACAGGGCGGCACCGGACTCGGCCTCTCCATCGTGAAGCACATCGTCCAGGCCCATGGCGGTGAAGTCCGTGCTGAAAGCGAATCCGGCAAGGGCGCCACCTTCCGCCTCACCCTCCCCTGGGACCCCCCACCGCCCAATCCCCCCATACCCTGA